CCCTTCTCAACGTTCTCTAGATTTCCCTCCCAACATAACACGATCTTACCTCTAACATCTATGTTATCCAAAGAGTTCTCAAGGCAGAATACTTTGTCACTATCTCCATATTCTCCAGGGAAGACAATCGGCCACGGCCCGGAGGCGTTGAACGAGCTGGGCTGGTATGCGGATTCGCCATCCAATTCTGTTCCATCTCCAAGCCTCACTGTCGCCCTTATTTTTCTGTCGGTGGAGCTTGCTCCGATCGTCAGAACCCACGGTGCGTCGTGGGACAATGAGCTTTCACTCGGGCCATGGTTGCCGGCGGCTGCGACGGCCGATATGCCATGAGATAGCGCTGACAGTGAACCGTGCACAATGCCATCAAGGTCAAAGCTTGGGGTCCTGTCTCCACCAATGGACATCGAGAGCACATCGACGCCGTCATGGATCGCTTGTTCTATGGCTTTTAATGAGTCGGAGTCGAAACAGCCATTCTGGAAGCATACTTTGTAGATAGCCAAGTGAGCCTTTGGTGCCATCCCAGCAGCTGTGCCTTCGGCCATGCCCAGAACCGAGGCATCACCGACAAAGTTTCCAGCTGTCGTGCTGGCCACATGCGTGCCGTGCCCATCGGTGTCGATGACCGAATCCAAAAGCCCACCATTGAATGCTATGGCGCCGATGATCTTTCTGTTGCACCTGACGCCACTAAGACGTTCGCAGTTCCCATTCCATGTGACCGGCTTGGGCGGCATTCCCCCGTCATGGAACGAAGGATGTGTCGGGAGGATGCCGGTGTCGAGGACGCCGATGACAATTCCTTGTCCAAACAAGGTGTTCGACCATATGCCGCCAGTCCAGTTGTTCAGCCCCAGGAACTTATGGGTGTAGGTTGTTGCGAGCGGGCGCAGTTTGTCTGGGTGAGCGTATAGAAATCCCTTCTTTGCTTCCATGGCTTTCACTTCCTGTGGAGTCAGCCTCGCGGCGAATCCACTGATGACATCACGGTATGAGTAGATGAGCCGTGGCTTGCCGGAGTCTAGAGTGGTGTTCGGCAGGAAGGATTTGTGCCAGCTCTCCAGATCTTCGCTACTAAGTAACTCCGGCCCCTCGGGCCTTTCAACATGGACAATGTAGGTTTGGATCTTTGCTGCATCTTCTTCGACTATGGGAAGCAGCTGGCCATGGCTCATTGGAGGAGTTAGACAATAAAACGAAAGGATAGCAAAGAAGAGAACTTGTAGCTTGTGGTCGTCCATCTGGAGTTGATGAGATCATGCATGGATTGGGATGGGAGGTGAGTTAGGGACGCATTATATAGATGATGGATTTCAGGAAGGAATGCGGTCTTCATTGCCTCAATGATGAGAGAGCAGAGGAAGGTTCTTACCAGCTCATAATTCAAAGGCAaataatagagagagagagagagagaagggatccTAGGATCTTAACTCTTGAGGCATTACTCATATAACGTTCGTAGAACTTGCTTATATTGTTGTCGTTGGACGAAATAAATGGAAAAGTGACAAAAAGTATCGGAACTGGTGGTCACTTTAGCAGGTGGGATGTGTGAAATAATAAACTAGAAATCTAGAATCCAATGCCTTTCTCGCTCGCTATCTCGAGCGATAAACTACAGGTCATGTGTAATAGCAGTATCCGTGAACGAAACTATGGTTGATATGTCTCCGCTAGGTATTCTGAGAAAAAAAGAGTTTTCGCATGGTGAGATTCTGAAGCTTTCGGATTGTATATTACTTAAGGTCATGGGTAAGATATAAGCCGGTTCTCATCGTTTGTGGAAATGCTTAGAGTGCAGTAATGGTATGTAAGAGTTTCCAACGAAAAATGGACTGCAGTAATGAATTGATCACAGTGATTCAATGCATGATGGTGCAACTAATGTATATCTTTTCAAGaaatatttctctttgatttataTATACGGCAAAGATTTATATAATATGGAGTTTggagatctaatttttgtttcCCTTATGCTGCCATAATTGTTTGGGGTCATTTTGGTACTTCAATACATAAGGATTGAAACTATGGCCTAAGATAATATGCATGAATCAATCAGGACTAGCTTGCTTAGCATGACCTGCTCCACATTTTTGTGCGAGTGCAGCAACCTTACATGAATAATGGATCTGTTTTTGTTCTTTTGATATAAAGGAGGGAAGCCCACCCTGTTACTTTATTATCAGTGGCTCAATGATTACAAGAGGAAAGGAGCAAAGCAAGAGATCACAAGACCGTATTTGGCCAGGAACCAAGAGAATCCAATACAAAACATCAGGCTATCAACCTTGATTGCCATCAAAGCCTTAGTATTCGGTGCCCCGACTGCAGAGTACCCAACCTATAACGTGCGAAGGCCCTGTTCCAATAGGAGTCCTGGGTATGCTCTATCTCTAAAATGACAAATATGCGACTCCACCATATGTTTATAGGTAATTTATTTGTTATTATCTTTTTTTGGGTGATAAGAAGGGAGGTGATAACCATCCAATTTATTAAGAAAGCTATCCAGCAGCAAGACTGGTTACAAATGTTACAAAAGTTGATTGGAGAGCAAATAAAACAGTTTATTGGCAATATTGCTACTAGAACCATCGCATGTAATGTATGGACAATATTGGTAAAAGAAAGCACCCTAAATTAATGTTTCACAAGCAAATATTGCATGTAACTTGGAGGAGGCAAGACACTGGATTCATGACTTTCCCGTTGAGGTCTTGTCTTGTTGTATTGGTAGGTGCTAGCTGTTGGATGTCCCTCTACAACTTTTaattagaaaaaagaaagaaaaagagaccaAGTAGGACTCAAAAAGAGACCAAGTTGTGTACTTAAAAGCCATGTAAGAGAGCGTGCTGAAGCCTTTATGGAGTATGAAAACAGTGCGGTGTTTAAACCAGCGCGATCAAAAAGGTTTCCATGTGACGAAAAATAGGCGGCGCGAAACAGAGgcgggaaagaaaaaaataaagattctGATGTTACTTGATCAGAGAATCTCatgatttatcatattttaattttaataaaattttaatatattatttttgatattgAAAACTATAAATTGAACAATGttggtttttaaaaaaaaaattccattgaTTATTTTAAGCATCCACATATTTGATAAGATCTGTCCCTATTAATTgttgaaatttattttattaatgatgattattttattataaaaataaaaatttattcttgatgacATATATTTGTTTAACCTCTAATTAAATCAAAGAAGACTtgcataattttattattttaaatagtgAAAAATTCGTATTAAAATTATAGTATCCTCTTTTGTAGATTGGTAGATTAGTTTGCTTATTAATTACCTAAGTAGAATGTAGAGATGATTGTTGTTTTGCGATATTCTATTTAATTGCATAAGATGGAAAAGAAGTTTGCAGCTTTATTGTTCATAATTATAGTTTTTTCCAAcaaagttgttggtgcaaaaatccgcttgcgccggagaagctggagtcaaggaagtcgcggtcgccgccgggacctgcaaaggaagtctaaaccggaggggggttgctccggcaagaccctccgatgctcaaatcagttctctgcctcaacaagaatggagtgctcgaacggagaatttagcagaatttttagatgaaagatgagagcttatgaataacgtatctggggccccccttttataggcagaggggcagtagcctgatagcgatatttgtaaccgtctggcagtgggctgcccagggtcagacggagtttgtggcgcagagtagtggagtggacccgtggctatcaccggggcgtgccacgtggagtctgccgcggggagtggagcggcgtccgttgtcatgacttgccagcggatgggagaatcgcgcggtatctgtcgcaggaagtggagcaggatcgtggccgttattggggcctgccagggagtagtggagctgcgcgaaatccatcgtaggaagtggagcagagctgcgaccgttactacggcctgccagggagtgatggagctgcgcggaatctgccgcaggaagtggagcaggatcgtggccgttattgtggcctgccagggggcgcagatccatcagctgaagtttggcagcggccagagtccggcccccgtaggggtccgggcggagtcttccttgcggttggggtcgtgggtggagcccggctcccatgggagtccgggcggagtcctctcggagctgaagtcgcgggcggagcccggctcccgtaggagtccgagcggagtctacttgcggttgaagttgttggcggagtccggctcccgtaggagtccggacgaagtctgtctgcagccgttggagccgaggactaagcccggctcccgtaggagtccgggcggagtcttcctgcaattaaagttaaaggcgaagtccggctcccgtaggagtccggacaaggcttaccggcagccgatgttaaggacggagcccagcttccgtgggagtccgggcggagtctacttacggttgaagttgttggcggagtccgactcccgtaggagtccggacgaagtctgtctgcagccgttggagccgaggactaagcccggctcccgtaggagtccggacaaggcttaccggcagtcgatgttaaggatggagcccggctcccgtgggagtccgggcagagtctacttgcggttgaagttgttggcggagtccggctcccgtaggagtccggacgaagtttgtctgcagccgttggagccgaggactaagcccggctcccgtaggagtccgggcggagtcttcctgcaattaaagttaaaggcgaagtccggctcccgtaggagtccggacaaggcttaccggcagccgatgttaaggacggagcccggctcccgtgggagtccgggcggagtctacttgcggttgaagttgttggcggagtccggctcccgtaggagtccggacgaagtctgtctacagccgttggagccgaggactaagcccggctcccgtaggagtccgggcggagtcttcctgcaattaaagttaaaggcgaagtccggctcccgtaggagtccggacaaggcttaccgacagccgatgttaaggacggagcccggctcccgtgggagtccgagcggagtctacttgcggttgaagttgttggcgaaatccggctcccgtaggagtccggacaaagtctgtctgtagccgttggagccgaggactaagcccggctcccgtaggagtccggggggagtcttcctgcaattaaagttaaaggcgaagtccggctcccgtaggagtccggacaaggcttaccggcagctgatgttaaggacggagcccggctcccgtgggagtcctggcggagtctacttgcagttgaagttgttggcggagtccggctcccgtaggagtccggacgaagtctgtccggtggttgacgttggcgacgaagctcggctcccgtaggagtccgggcggacctcctggagccgattctgctgagggcttcggctgtgggtattttatacccaacaaaagtatatcagagcaagaatttTACTAGTAGAATTTTTTTTGTATTGATTAAATGAAAGAACATATAGGCATAAGTATAGTTaaacttatattttttaattattttatttgaaagCCCTATATAGAAAATTTATTATTCTGCAAAGATTTGTATGATCCTATTAAAGGAGATAGTGCCAAACCAAATGAGAAAACTCAACAAaagtgatgaaaaataaataaaaagatagtTGGATTAATCAGACAATAGATAGATGATAGTGTTTTTTATCATGTTGTTTTGGAGACTAATGCCCATAGTTTATGAAAGAACTTGGAGAGTCTCTATAAACAGAAGACTACATAAagcaaaatatttataataaaaaaatttatgaatatgaaGTATAAGGAGGAAAGTTCAGTTGTCGAGCATCTGAGTAGATTTCAAGATGTAGTAAATCAGTTGGCTATTATGAAGATAATATTAGGTGATGAGTTGCAAGCATTATTGTTGCTCCATTCTTTGCCTGATAGTTGAAAAACTCTAATTATATCATCCAGTAATTTAACTCTTAATGGTGTGGTGACATTGGAAATGGTAAAGAATAGTATGCTTAATGAggagatcaaaagaagagaataggataTAACTACACAGTCAGAGATATTAGTTACAGAAAAGCAGAGTAAaactagaaatttaaaaaattttaacaactATGATAAGTCAAGGAAAAAGTTCAAATTTAGAAAAGAaactaaatatttttattgtggcaAGTCAGATAAATGAAAAAGGAGTGTAGAAAATTTAAAATAGAGCAATCAAGGGAGAGAggtaaagaaaagaaggaagaaaaggatACAGCAATAGTTGCATCTGATGTTGATTTGCCATTATTtgtgatgatgatcttatgaACCTTATATGCTATAATTGTATTTGGAATGTTGACTCAGGTACTTCTTTTAATGTTACTTTTTAGTGTGATTTCTTCATATCTAACACTAGCGATAATTTTGGTAGTATCAAGATGGAAAATGATGGAGTAACTAAGATTGTCGGTATAGAAGATGTCTGCTTGAAAACTAGTATTCAATACCAACTattgttaaaaattatgaaatatattttagatattcATCTTTATTTGATCTCCACTGAAATACTTGGTGATGAAGGTTACCACAACCATTTTCATACAAAAAAATGAAAGCTCACTAAAGGTTCTCTAATGGTAGCAAGAGGGAAGAAATCGAGTACACTTTATATGATACAGAAAAAATTATACAAGATAGAGGTAAATATAGCTGAAGATTCCTCCACTGGGTTACTACAGAAATGGCTTGGTCACATGAGTGAAAAAGAACTTGACACCTTGCTAGAAAGAAACTCCTATCAAAGGTACATCTCTGAAGATATGCATTGATTGTTTCGTTGACAAACAACATAGAGTTGTTTTTCATAAATGTCCTCCATATAGAAGATcacatattttagatttgattcatattgatgttTGCACTATGGATGCTAGAACTCTTGGTGATGCTTTATATTTTGTTACTTTCATTGATGATCATGCTGGAAAAGTATGGGTTTTTGTTTTAAAATTGAAAGATCAGATGCTCGACTATTCAAGCATTTTTATACCAGTATTGAAAGAAAATCAAGAAGGTAACTAAAGTATATTTGAGTAGATAACGATAGTGAAtattgttaaaaattatatcctaaagtcaatcatctaggttgtagatgattgcgctctatgtatgtatatgaattataaaatgataaatattatctgacaagactcatcataagaaatatatcttcctaaatagaattcataggttatgatgaagtccttagagctactttcaaaatgattaaagaggatttatcgtgtggttcttaaatcctgctcgcgaccaaatgatacaattgttacaagaacgataattgtatcgagtgtaggtcgttgtgtgccatattaattaattatcctcttaaccaagatgtgtagtgacacaggtatggcatatgggtgatatgcatattttactgagcgtgaccacctccagagcactttgctgtcaagggttgctctgatgggatatgggtatatgtgttccTCTGACTTGAAgctgtcttggtgacttgcaagtaattcattgtgctttgataccagactatctgaatttctaattcgatgatggaagatttttagatacagtcaagtacttgtaaagtttgaGTACGAGTcaggattggattgatcacttcaagtaaaattagagatgatgcatcactgtatttcaattcaacaaaattttgatcaaagtagtctcagtgaggagtcacaaaatttttgaggttgagacacaatgtggaccactcatcttggattgatagtttaacccaaaatcatccttgagcatcgagtatcaaagagatgaattatacaataactatatccacatagattttagagtgttgctggacatacattcggcctattcggatatctgaaactattgctagatggtaacatcaattagtacaaaaattattcttatgctatcgatttaggttcaaacctatggggtcacacacatagaagtattgtctgatcaaatagctgatcgatgattatgaatcatggaagggtttaattatcaatttgattaatgattaatcttttacaaagattgtaataaattatttactaatatttaataaattaaaaaataattaattaaaaatatgattgttattgactcaatttgatggagcaatagggattggatcaaatctaattgaattagatccagttaggtttgctttggattgatttgatACAATCCTATTGGATGATAGAGCTTGTTTTAATTGATCTcaaggatgcaaatcaaattctgagttaaataggattcaattagttttatatatgctttgattggatcaaatcctattggatattaggcttgattggatcaagccctatgctttcctgatatccattaagatgagaagaatcaatccgtggatcaatggagttttaatctaactaattttctaattggattgggtctaattgattttctatttgggctaagatctaattagttaatttgttataactaatttttaagttagttaggattgagtccaagaattagttagagtttgatcgaGATTCATGAGTCATATTTGAaatagggctgaaccaactctctCCACCCATCTATTTAAGTCTCCATGCCACATCTCCTCTTCATCGTGGAATATCTCATGTCTCACCAAAGGAGCCACGTTCTCCCTCTCTTTCATGAGAAAATAAAGTGGCCCCTCCCTCTTTTGGTCgtcaaaaagaaaggaggggcatccaactcttggacgccccatatCTCATGTGTCTAGGCTTCCTTCCCAACCCCTTTTGAAGAAATTTTGTGAGATTTTTACTGCTGATTCTTAGGTATCAAAGAGCACTTCTCTTGCtggttttatagtagaaaattggagaagaaatgttcttcccaacgagagaaagagaaaaaagatctaatgacattgcataaaacatggggcataggttagctcaaatcaggtctttttaattagattagacctaagattagaatcaaagacttaatggacttaaaaagagtagttgatcaaatctaaccagtagttgatttagattagatcaaatttactttagatcaaatacaatagttgtagttggttgagtccatatctttgattaaactaaatggaccttgattgaggctcaatggtTGACCCTGAGTCATTGGACTGAATAGATcattaggtgactcgagttgacctatgtcattaaggttaatcagtatgactgatttaggcacCTTGGACTGACTTgcctctagtccttctcatgatttagtgaagtcagtgggaggatttacgatatgccggttggacccactagtcattagtccttttcatgacatggtgaagtcagtagaagaATTTATGACTTATAGATCGACTAATATCTTCTAAAAgaattaaccaaatcttctaaattattagatccataaaatgagttagttatgaaaataactagatcatagcctcccattaaggtatgtgataatgagtctaatatttcaaataagcatTGCAGGCGTCACACGCttgatgtctattacgtattgaaattatcatccatcatatgaccatcttattgtaccttcagatcaatgctcagattgatcgagccacactcgggcctggataTTTATTTGCTGGATACACTTGatgtaatcatgttaatggttggacctaactagatttttcagtggaggcaccgcatacctgctgaagagatacctggggcaaaatctgattgctagaagttgtttgaagaaataattggttatgaacctatccatagatgcactaggattggtcgagccatactcgggcccgaatgcagtctgtgtggattctagtatccactaagaaattaaagtaatttttcagattggaggtagaggctaccaattcgtataaaatagtgagagaacctttagactaaagtctaagtctttaggcttaaaatagttcatatattaataggtcaattgttcttTTTTCAGAAATGACTAGAATATTGTTACTctgttcactgttagacagtgataatATTATcgtacctaattttgatagccagtataaaaagttgaatataatttttgagcaaattgatcaagaagtctcaggatAATCCAAATAggtttaaaagagaaatcagtaaatgatTGCTGgttaagatagttatatgataactccttgaagtttctctattggtaatactactacttGAGTATAGAATATTGATagtataagtcatgtttgtaaatagttgtAAAGGACTTCAGGATAGTAAAAGATTTATAAACGGCAAGAGAATCTTGAATGTAAGAAATGGAAGtgtgttccagtcttaacattaggaatcatcgagcttgttttcaatcctgaaaatatcattttaaatgattatcactattattcaatcttattgatggtgtcaataagaatgattattgtaatatcattgtgaatgatactgcaataatgagtggataattgaaaatgatataaactcagtaccgtagtttgttagtgtaaagtacacatctaactagcaccttagattagataatgttaTTGAAACCTGCTTTTGACAtaattgacttagtcatcttttattggagagggtgaatgagctagtgatattttgagtttgatacatattgatgtattgatgtatttgcacttatGAACATAAATACCAGAtgagggcttactacttcattaaaatctctacgtcctatcttggcatgggtgcatcttATTTATGAAGTACAAATCCaaatcgattgaaatattcaaatgattccataatgaggtaaaaaaataaactacaaagagtattagaacttaTCGGTTAGACCGATGAAGTgcatacctttacagtaagttttttgatatatcttgaatagaattagattctctctcaatggacctccttttggatatcattgtctgaaaggaggaattaaactttgttagacatagtttgatccactgtgggtttgctggtttgttggaaattatattttagagactGCTTGATATATGCTTAAGAACAttttgagcaaatcgatcaccaaaactccatataagatatgaatttggataatttgatactctcttaccttaggatttgaggtatcgagtttatgtaaaatattcataaatcgactagcttggatcttgatctaataaatattattttagagatatttcttctacctttctgATGGGCATAAGATGTTCAAGAATCTTAagatattctttttgaaaaagaagttctttggtgaaagaACTGTTGTCATTAAGAATAAATTTGGTGaaatttgataggtagaagaatcgactttgacacaaaccaacagaactggagtagattagatcaaatctaaagctCGATATAAAGACATCCTTAAGAAGATATAGTAGAGTATCGTATCAGCAGAATAGATATTTCGATTTCTAGGTtcgggatggagatttgatctctcatatggATGCCATACAGGGATGCCATACAGGGatttaactttgagaagtggcttggagtcattaaatctaaaatgaagtctatgaagatcgacgatgtatggatatttatTGATTTACCAAAAGGGGCAAGACCCATAGGATGTGAGTGgaatttagatggataagaggcacagacagaaaggtagagatctattaA
The sequence above is a segment of the Elaeis guineensis isolate ETL-2024a chromosome 7, EG11, whole genome shotgun sequence genome. Coding sequences within it:
- the LOC105033755 gene encoding subtilisin-like protease 4, with amino-acid sequence MDDHKLQVLFFAILSFYCLTPPMSHGQLLPIVEEDAAKIQTYIVHVERPEGPELLSSEDLESWHKSFLPNTTLDSGKPRLIYSYRDVISGFAARLTPQEVKAMEAKKGFLYAHPDKLRPLATTYTHKFLGLNNWTGGIWSNTLFGQGIVIGVLDTGILPTHPSFHDGGMPPKPVTWNGNCERLSGVRCNRKIIGAIAFNGGLLDSVIDTDGHGTHVASTTAGNFVGDASVLGMAEGTAAGMAPKAHLAIYKVCFQNGCFDSDSLKAIEQAIHDGVDVLSMSIGGDRTPSFDLDGIVHGSLSALSHGISAVAAAGNHGPSESSLSHDAPWVLTIGASSTDRKIRATVRLGDGTELDGESAYQPSSFNASGPWPIVFPGEYGDSDKVFCLENSLDNIDVRGKIVLCWEGNLENVEKGKVVYDAGGAAMVLGSLPDSGYTTSAEPHVLPVSHLSFMDATAFRDYYYSGSTSKSFTPNATIIFKETVFGYRPSPGVASFSSRGPATMNGGILKPDVLAPGVNILAAWPFDVGPNPSALATKTFNFLSGTSMATPHVSGIVALIKSKHRNWPPAYIQSAIITSARDLDLDGNLIVDENSNETAGIFATGAGQVNPEGALDPGLVYNIDPADYVGYVCGLGYSDYQVSILFNRRIRCSTVQTIDAPSLNYPSIMASLPRNSRQAVTVERTVTNVGDANSVYIARITEPAGVSVYLSTYQLGFYRQGQEMSFQVTVWVSGSGAGNNSTARGKLEWVSNKHVVKSPIAIKFV